A portion of the Carya illinoinensis cultivar Pawnee chromosome 11, C.illinoinensisPawnee_v1, whole genome shotgun sequence genome contains these proteins:
- the LOC122281347 gene encoding post-GPI attachment to proteins factor 3 isoform X1 yields MMDRYLISFVAVLSCLLGGLDASAGDVDPHYRACVKTCEETGCVGQRCFPDCNFSKEGVSSDGPWYMQEPLYLQWKQGDCQSDCRYYCMFDREKEREALGEGPVKYHGKWPFKRVYGIQEPVSVAFSALNLAMHFHGWLSFFILLYYKLPLNMNKKAYYEFASLWHIYGFFSMNSWFWSVVFHSRDVELTEKLDYSSAVALLGYSLILAILRSFNVRNEATRVMVSAPLLAFVTTHILYLNFYKLDYGWNMKVCVFMGVTQLLLWAIWAGVTRHPSRWKLWVVVVGGGLAMLLEIFDFPPYQGFMDAHALWHATTIPLTYIWWSFIRDDAEFRTSTLHKKAK; encoded by the exons aTGATGGATCGCTATTTGATTTCTTTCGTTGCGGTGCTTTCATGTCTTCTTGGGGGTTTAGATGCCAGTGCCGGTGATGTTGATCCCCATTATAG aGCTTGTGTAAAAACATGTGAAGAAACTGGATGCGTTGGTCAAAGATGCTTTCCAGACTGCAATTTCTCTAAAGAAGGTGTCTCCAGTGATGGTCCATGGTACATGCAAGAACCCCTTTACTTGCAGTGGAAACAAGGGGATTGCCAAAGTGATTGCCGTTACTATTGTATGTTTgacagagagaaagaaagagaagcaTTGGGTGAGGGCCCTGTCAAATACCATGGTAAATGGCCATTTAAGCGTGTGTATGGGATTCAG GAGCCTGTTTCTGTAGCTTTCTCTGCGCTAAATCTTGCAATGCATTTTCATGGCTGGTTATCCTTTTTCATCCTTCTATACTACAAGTTGCCCCTGAATATGAATAAAAAGGCATACTATGAATTTGCCAGTTTGTGGCATATCTATGGGTTTTTCTCGATGAACTCCTGGTTCTGGAGTGTTGTTTTCCATAGTCG AGATGTGGAATTGACAGAGAAGCTGGACTACTCTTCTGCAGTGGCATTACTTGGGTACTCCCTTATTCTGGCCATCCTAAGAAGTTTCAATGTGAGGAATGAGGCTACCAGAGTCATGGTTTCTGCTCCACTGCTCGCTTTTGTGACCACCCACATATTGTACCTGAACTTTTATAAACTAGATTACG GGTGGAACATGAAAGTTTGTGTTTTCATGGGGGTGACCCAGCTTCTCCTATGGGCAATATGGGCTGGTGTCACACGACATCCTTCTCGCTGGAAGTTGTGGGTGGTGGTTGTAGGTGGTGGCCTTGCAATGCtcctagaaatctttgatttcCCTCCATATCAAGGGTTTATGGATGCTCATGCTCTTTGGCATGCCACTACTATTCCCCTAACCTATATTTGGTGGAGTTTCATCCGAGACGATGCTGAGTTTCGAACCTCTACCCTGCATAAAAAGGCAAAATAG
- the LOC122281347 gene encoding post-GPI attachment to proteins factor 3 isoform X2, whose translation MQEPLYLQWKQGDCQSDCRYYCMFDREKEREALGEGPVKYHGKWPFKRVYGIQEPVSVAFSALNLAMHFHGWLSFFILLYYKLPLNMNKKAYYEFASLWHIYGFFSMNSWFWSVVFHSRDVELTEKLDYSSAVALLGYSLILAILRSFNVRNEATRVMVSAPLLAFVTTHILYLNFYKLDYGWNMKVCVFMGVTQLLLWAIWAGVTRHPSRWKLWVVVVGGGLAMLLEIFDFPPYQGFMDAHALWHATTIPLTYIWWSFIRDDAEFRTSTLHKKAK comes from the exons ATGCAAGAACCCCTTTACTTGCAGTGGAAACAAGGGGATTGCCAAAGTGATTGCCGTTACTATTGTATGTTTgacagagagaaagaaagagaagcaTTGGGTGAGGGCCCTGTCAAATACCATGGTAAATGGCCATTTAAGCGTGTGTATGGGATTCAG GAGCCTGTTTCTGTAGCTTTCTCTGCGCTAAATCTTGCAATGCATTTTCATGGCTGGTTATCCTTTTTCATCCTTCTATACTACAAGTTGCCCCTGAATATGAATAAAAAGGCATACTATGAATTTGCCAGTTTGTGGCATATCTATGGGTTTTTCTCGATGAACTCCTGGTTCTGGAGTGTTGTTTTCCATAGTCG AGATGTGGAATTGACAGAGAAGCTGGACTACTCTTCTGCAGTGGCATTACTTGGGTACTCCCTTATTCTGGCCATCCTAAGAAGTTTCAATGTGAGGAATGAGGCTACCAGAGTCATGGTTTCTGCTCCACTGCTCGCTTTTGTGACCACCCACATATTGTACCTGAACTTTTATAAACTAGATTACG GGTGGAACATGAAAGTTTGTGTTTTCATGGGGGTGACCCAGCTTCTCCTATGGGCAATATGGGCTGGTGTCACACGACATCCTTCTCGCTGGAAGTTGTGGGTGGTGGTTGTAGGTGGTGGCCTTGCAATGCtcctagaaatctttgatttcCCTCCATATCAAGGGTTTATGGATGCTCATGCTCTTTGGCATGCCACTACTATTCCCCTAACCTATATTTGGTGGAGTTTCATCCGAGACGATGCTGAGTTTCGAACCTCTACCCTGCATAAAAAGGCAAAATAG
- the LOC122280613 gene encoding elongation factor 2-like: MVKFTADELRRIMDYKHNIRNMSVIAHVDHGKSTLTDSLVAAAGIIAQEVAGDVRMTDTRADEAERGITIKSTGISLYYEMTDEALKSYKGERNGNEYLINLIDSPGHVDFSSEVTAALRITDGALVVVDCVEGVCVQTETVLRQALGERIRPVLTVNKMDRCFLELQVDGEEAYQTFQRVIENANVIMATYEDPLLGDVQVYPEKGTVAFSAGLHGWAFTLTNFAKMYASKFGVDEAKMMERLWGENFFDPATRKWTSKNTGSPTCKRGFVQFCYEPIKQIINICMNDQKDKLWPMLQKLGVTMKSDEKDLMGKPLMKRVMQTWLPASSALLEMMIFHLPSPSTAQKYRVENLYEGPLDDIYANAIRNCDPEGPLMLYVSKMIPASDKGRFFAFGRVFAGKVSTGLKVRIMGPNFVPGEKKDLYVKSVQRTVIWMGKKQETVEDVPCGNTVALVGLDQYITKNATLTNEKEVDAHPIRAMKFSVSPVVRVAVQCKVASDLPKLVEGLKRLAKSDPMVVCSIEESGEHIIAGAGELHLEICLKDLQDDFMGGAEIIKSDPVVSFRETVLEKSCRTVMSKSPNKHNRLYMEARPLEEGLAEAIDDGRIGPRDDPKLRSKILSEEFGWDKDLAKKIWCFGPETTGPNMVVDMCKGVQYLNEIKDSVVAGFQWASKEGALAEENMRGICFEVCDVVLHADAIHRGGGQVIPTARRVIYASQITAKPRLLEPVYLVEIQAPEQALGGIYSVLNQKRGHVFEEIQRPGTPLYNIKAYLPVVESFGFSSTLRAATSGQAFPQCVFDHWDMMSSDPLESGSQAAQLVTDIRKRKGLKEQMTPLSEFEDKL; encoded by the exons ATG GTGAAGTTTACGGCTGATGAGCTCCGTAGGATTATGGACTACAAGCACAACATTCGTAATATGTCTGTTATTGCGCATGTGGATCATG GGAAATCTACGCTAACTGATTCTCTTGTGGCTGCTGCTGGTATTATTGCACAAGAAGTTGCGGGTGATGTCCGGATGACAGATACCCGTGCTGATGAGGCAGAACGTGGCATCACAATTAAATCTACTGGTATTTCTCTCTATTATGAGATGACTGATGAGGCTCTGAAGAGCTACAAGGGGGAACGGAATGGGAATGAATACCTCATCAATCTCATTGACTCTCCTGGGCACGTTGACTTCTCATCTGAGGTCACAGCTGCTCTTCGCATTACTGATGGTGCACTTGTGGTTGTTGATTGTGTTGAAGGTGTCTGTGTCCAGACAGAAACCGTGCTCAGACAGGCCTTGGGTGAAAGGATTAGGCCTGTCTTGACTGTTAACAAAATGGACAGGTGTTTCCTTGAGCTCCAGGTTGATGGAGAGGAGGCTTACCAAACATTCCAGAGGGTTATTGAGAATGCAAATGTCATCATGGCCACGTATGAAGATCCCCTCCTCGGTGATGTTCAGGTTTATCCTGAGAAGGGGACGGTTGCCTTCTCCGCTGGTTTGCATGGTTGGGCTTTTACTCTGACCAATTTTGCCAAGATGTATGCCTCCAAATTTGGAGTGGATGAGGCCAAGATGATGGAACGACTCTGGGGTGAAAACTTCTTTGATCCTGCTACAAGGAAATGGACTAGCAAGAACACTGGGTCTCCTACCTGCAAGCGTGGTTTTGTTCAGTTCTGCTATGAACCTATCAAGCAGATAATCAACATTTGCATGAATGATCAGAAGGACAAGCTGTGGCCAATGTTGCAGAAGCTTGGTGTCACCATGAAGTCAGACGAGAAGGATTTAATGGGAAAGCCATTGATGAAACGTGTCATGCAGACCTGGCTGCCAGCTAGTAGTGCCCTGTTGGAAATGATGATATTTCACCTTCCATCTCCTAGCACAGCCCAAAAGTACCGTGTTGAGAACTTGTATGAGGGTCCCCTCGATGATATTTATGCTAATGCGATCAGAAACTGTGATCCCGAGGGCCCTCTAATGCTCTATGTATCAAAAATGATTCCTGCATCTGATAAGGGTAGGTTCTTTGCCTTTGGTCGGGTGTTTGCTGGTAAGGTCTCGACTGGGCTGAAAGTTAGAATCATGGGTCCCAACTTTGTACCCGGGGAAAAGAAGGACTTGTATGTTAAGAGTGTGCAGAGAACTGTTATCTGGATGGGGAAGAAGCAGGAAACAGTAGAGGATGTGCCTTGCGGTAACACGGTCGCCTTGGTTGGGTTGGATCAGTATATCACCAAGAATGCTACTTTGACAAATGAGAAGGAAGTTGATGCGCACCCAATCCGTGCCATGAAGTTCTCTGTATCGCCTGTCGTACGTGTGGCTGTTCAATGCAAGGTTGCATCTGACCTTCCCAAGCTTGTTGAAGGACTGAAACGTTTGGCAAAGTCGGATCCTATGGTCGTCTGTTCTATTGAAGAGTCCGGAGAGCACATAATAGCTGGTGCTGGAGAACTCCACCTTGAGATCTGTTTGAAGGATTTGCAGGATGATTTTATGGGTGGTGCAGAGATTATCAAGTCTGATCCTGTTGTATCCTTCCGTGAGACAGTCCTTGAGAAGTCTTGCCGTACTGTGATGAGCAAGTCACCCAACAAGCACAACCGTTTGTACATGGAAGCACGTCCCTTGGAAGAGGGGCTTGCAGAGGCCATTGATGATGGCCGTATCGGTCCAAGGGATGATCCTAAACTTCGTTCCAAAATCTTGTCTGAGGAGTTTGGTTGGGATAAGGATCTTGCGAAGAAAATTTGGTGTTTTGGCCCGGAGACTACTGGCCCTAATATGGTAGTGGATATGTGTAAGGGAGTTCAGTACCTGAATGAAATTAAGGATTCTGTTGTGGCCGGGTTTCAGTGGGCTTCTAAGGAAGGTGCATTGGCTGAAGAAAACATGAGAGGTATCTGCTTTGAAGTATGTGATGTGGTTCTTCACGCCGATGCCATCCACAGAGGTGGTGGTCAGGTCATTCCAACTGCTAGGAGGGTTATATATGCTTCCCAGATTACTGCCAAACCCAGGCTTCTTGAACCTGTGTACTTGGTGGAGATCCAAGCTCCTGAACAGGCACTCGGTGGTATCTACAGTGTTCTTAACCAGAAACGTGGGCATGTGTTTGAGGAAATCCAGAGGCCTGGTACCCCTCTTTACAACATCAAGGCATACCTTCCTGTCGTTGAATCTTTTGGATTCTCAAGTACGTTGAGGGCTGCAACGTCAGGGCAGGCCTTCCCCCAATGTGTCTTCGATCACTGGGATATGATGTCATCTGATCCATTGGAATCTGGATCACAGGCAGCGCAGCTTGTAACAGACATTCGCAAGAGGAAGGGCTTGAAGGAGCAGATGACCCCACTTTCGGAGTTCGAAGACAAGCTGTAA